Proteins from a single region of Hermetia illucens chromosome 3, iHerIll2.2.curated.20191125, whole genome shotgun sequence:
- the LOC119651893 gene encoding transmembrane protease serine 9 has translation MLRTKLKCLWLFLCLFLVTSHAENVTRNSVDPVRQQKTFDDDDTVVIEAAPLERKRIGRQIDFYQGSWAQALGEGSACLSSIGLLGSCMSFHNCYPYYKFPFLGLYDPFLGSYDQCTYVSGTGQQEFGICCTNQLGGVPTLPVEQPQVPEIPQVPVQLPTPQPVVDIGQPKPPIGVNVTDEQDSKLEPWPPQSPTHPPTVSTTTLQWPPPIPTHPPDHQAPTHPAFPSWPPQSPTHPPFAGHPSFPSYPTHPSFPTHPAAFPGHPSFPTHPPSIPPSHPSFPPSQSPIYPSFPGWPPTTPQRPPSTTRPPVSWPPTTKPPSWPPTTKPPSWPPTTKPPPSWPPTTKPPASWPPTTKPPPSWPPTTKPPPSRPPTTKPPVSRPPDSGFQAQCGAKNGVLDQERIVGGQSASPNEWPWIVVLFNNGRQFCGGSLLDNIHILTAAHCVAHMSSWDVARLKAHLGDHNIKSATEVQHVERAIKRVVRHRGFDSRTLYNDVAILTMDRPVEFTQNIRPICLPTGQSDYTGKVATVIGWGSLRENGQQPSILQKVSIPIWRNQDCSLKYGAAAPGGIIETMLCAGQNAKDSCSGDSGGPLMVNEGRWVQVGIVSWGIGCGKGQYPGVYSRVTHFLPWIRKNLEGNN, from the exons CTGCCCCGCTCGAAAGAAAACGCATCGGACGACAAATTGATTTCTATCAAGGATCATGGGCCCAAGCGCTGGGCGAAGGGTCTGCTTGTCTTTCCTCCATTGGACTACTAGGATCATGCATGTCTTTCCATAATTGCTACCCTTACTACAAGTTTCCATTCCTCGGTCTTTATGACCCATTCCTTGGAAGCTATGACCAATGTACTTATGTATCAGGAACTGGCCAGCAGGAATTCGGAATTTGTTGTACAAATCAACTGGGAGGTGTGCCCACATTGCCTGTTGAACAGCCGCAAGTTCCGGAAATACCACAAGTACCTGTACAATTGCCTACAcctcaaccagtcgttgacatagGACAACCAAAGCCGCCAATTGGGGTAAATGTAACGGATGAACAAGACAGCAAGTTGGAGCCTTGGCCTCCGCAATCTCCTACACATCCGCCCACTGTGTCGACTACCACCTTGCAATGGCCACCACCAATACCTACACATCCTCCAGATCATCAAGCTCCTACACATCCAGCATTCCCATCATGGCCACCACAATCACCTACTCATCCACCCTTTGCAGGCCATCCGAGCTTCCCCAGCTATCCAACACATCCTAGTTTTCCTACTCATCCGGCTGCCTTCCCTGGACATCCTAGCTTCCCGACACATCCCCCAAGCATACCGCCTAGTCACCCCAGTTTTCCACCTAGTCAATCGCCAATCTATCCCAGTTTCCCCGGTTGGCCACCAACGACTCCACAAAGACCACCATCAACAACACGACCTCCAGTATCATGGCCACCGACCACCAAGCCACCATCATGGCCTCCAACCACGAAACCACCATCGTGGCCTCCGACTACAAAACCTCCTCCATCATGGCCCCCAACTACTAAGCCACCAGCATCGTGGCCACCAACTACTAAGCCACCACCATCTTGGCCACCAACTACTAAGCCACCACCATCTCGACCACCAACTACGAAACCCCCAGTCTCCCGACCTCCAGATTCCGGATTCCAAGCTCAATGCGGGGCTAAGAATGGAGTATTG GACCAAGAAAGAATTGTTGGTGGACAGAGCGCCAGTCCTAACGAATGGCCCTGGATCGTAGTCTTATTCAACAATGGACGACAATTTTGCGGTGGATCGCTCTTGGACAATATCCATATCCTAACAGCAGCGCATTGTGTAGCACA CATGAGTTCCTGGGACGTAGCCCGACTGAAGGCCCACTTAGGTGACCACAACATCAAATCAGCCACCGAAGTTCAGCATGTTGAGCGTGCTATAAAACGAGTGGTTAGACATCGTGGATTCGATTCAAGGACACTG tACAATGATGTCGCTATTTTGACTATGGATCGACCAGTCGAATTTACGCAAAATATAAGACCCATATGTTTGCCCACAGGCCAATCGGATTACACTGGCAAAGTTGCCACAGTCATTGGCTGGGGAAGTTTAAGAGAAA ACGGTCAACAACCATCAATCCTTCAAAAGGTATCTATCCCAATCTGGAGAAATCAAGATTGCTCACTAAAATACGGAGCCGCTGCACCAGGAGGTATTATCGAAACAATGTTGTGCGCCGGACAAAATGCAAAGGATTCATGTAGC GGTGATTCCGGTGGTCCTCTTATGGTAAACGAAGGACGTTGGGTACAAGTTGGTATTGTTTCATGGGGTATTGGTTGCGGTAAAGGACAATATCCAGGAGTATATAGTCGTGTAACACATTTCTTGCCATGGATACGAAAAAATCTCGAAGGAAATaattaa
- the LOC119651892 gene encoding uncharacterized protein LOC119651892: MEADLGIIELEEGETAAGEINAPPNTADNDNTENAGTSPEMATEDSPRRGEIGDASASGGPNAAQNIIGGEVPVPMDHASMPIGRSSTPADTNLIAGGEGLVSLGETGEGLEGSGTGRPDTSALPRGPSTVPGGTSTATEGMMVAPGGSSAALLGEYAASGEGTIQGGRPISESTGEIHREVIPESARPGDTDGVQDNSKATRGIRKSLGDFKMPLGHGPKMPEGFKMPAGRGFKLPKGHGFKMPDGHGLKSPTGHGLKMPTGRGFKFSAGGRKRDKRSKLPGQKGTNGDRNEDEISYSSDDLYDSEYDVDEDESFLGTFDSGFNDFPEKFAEMIISPQKTLSENFETIVLKIETQNNVINSLKDKIKEKAKKFPRTMLEDNEIHNLNVCIQEEQKKLYVIQRAALQLQEKDPSRKWPPLRLATTYIEDCMPINVNFCRPVEECLPDKYPLTNVQNYLPRQGGRSSEEITSKKSTHSDLFGGLDPENRRGFKIIRRSRDPLFQQLLPENRRGYSLDPKKRLRPHYVKGDLVGGSPPKLSKTTKREMVNRIQGKIDGIQKELHSLECMNSSSDYSKKRKSSCKDASKRTMSARRCVEDIANAISRIQSVLEGNCDEKLGEERDTMSTHSDAELNCPYCLRKCKCMLEKDNCSDRDPDKYQLKKMYCELLEKYDQREREITRLKATVRTLNNEKEATKRDTLSNAQRGEIHLLRDKLQQYQVNCDDLKVMICEQARQIDDYRVKYMATLQKVEEQNCMLQKMEINNRRIEDQINLEIQQIKDRFQDKLNQYIHLPQLLENEQIKLAACCRQKDDLEMKLRIVCREYRALKVLYKKASQREDPERNKKLNDELANLRQQFALLTECKDRLSKENEDTRNELDTLRAESARIIVRLKERVSSSQANLERHVDELEKELAKCRAAACLSIADRDCVIKDMQAQLNCLSLSFDSSQKQIKTLKDHIAYLSHGKTESVVICCQPDGDK; this comes from the coding sequence ATGGAAGCAGATTTAGGAATAATAGAACTGGAGGAAGGGGAGACTGCAGCAGGTGAAATCAATGCACCACCTAATACGGCAGATAATGACAATACTGAAAATGCTGGGACCTCTCCGGAAATGGCTACAGAAGATTCCCCACGAAGGGGCGAAATTGGCGACGCCAGTGCTTCAGGTGGTCCAAATGCAGCTCAGAATATAATAGGTGGAGAAGTTCCAGTGCCAATGGATCACGCTTCAATGCCAATCGGGAGAAGTTCGACTCCAGCAGATACGAATCTTATAGCGGGAGGAGAAGGCTTAGTATCTCTTGGAGAAACAGGTGAAGGATTAGAAGGTTCAGGAACAGGAAGACCAGATACTAGTGCATTACCCAGAGGACCGAGCACAGTACCAGGAGGAACTAGTACAGCAACAGAAGGAATGATGGTAGCACCAGGAGGATCAAGCGCAGCACTGTTAGGAGAATATGCAGCATCTGGAGAAGGTACTATCCAAGGTGGTCGACCCATTTCAGAGAGCACTGGAGAAATACACCGGGAAGTCATACCAGAGAGCGCCCGTCCGGGTGATACAGACGGAGTACAAGATAACTCTAAGGCAACTCGTGGAATAAGAAAATCACTAGGTGACTTTAAAATGCCACTTGGACATGGTCCCAAAATGCCAGAAGGATTCAAAATGCCAGCTGGACGTGGCTTTAAATTGCCAAAGGGGCATGGGTTCAAAATGCCAGATGGGCATGGACTCAAGTCGCCAACAGGCCATGGTCTCAAAATGCCTACAGGACGTGGTTTCAAATTTTCAGCAGGAGGCCGAAAACGAGATAAACGCAGCAAATTGCCGGGCCAAAAAGGGACAAATGGAGATAGAAACGAGGATGAAATCTCTTATTCTTCTGACGATTTGTATGACTCTGAATATGATGTAGATGAGGACGAAAGTTTTCTTGGAACATTTGACAGCGGATTCAACGATTTCCCTGAGAAATTCGCGGAAATGATTATATCCCCACAGAAAACATTaagtgaaaattttgaaacgatcGTTCTTAAGATTGAAACTCAGAATAACGTCATTAATAGTCTTAAGGATAAAATTAAGGAGAAAGCAAAGAAATTTCCTAGAACAATGCTAGAGGATAATGAGATTCATAATCTGAATGTGTGCATACAAGAGGAGCAAAAGAAACTGTATGTTATTCAAAGAGCTGCTCTACAACTGCAGGAAAAAGATCCCTCCCGAAAATGGCCTCCACTGCGGTTGGCTACAACATACATAGAGGACTGTATGCCTATTAACGTGAACTTTTGTAGGCCAGTAGAAGAGTGTTTGCCTGATAAGTATCCACTCACCAACGTGCAAAATTATCTTCCAAGACAGGGTGGTAGAAGTTCGGAGGAGATAACTTCTAAAAAATCAACTCATTCAGACTTGTTTGGGGGTTTAGATCCCGAGAATCGTAGAGGATTCAAAATTATACGTCGGAGTCGGGATCCTCTTTTTCAGCAGTTACTTCCTGAAAACCGCCGTGGGTACTCCCTTGATCCTAAGAAGCGTTTGCGGCCACACTATGTCAAAGGAGATTTGGTTGGGGGGTCGCCTCCTAAACTTTCGAAAACTACAAAACGTGAAATGGTCAATCGCATTCAAGGAAAGATTGATGGGATTCAGAAAGAGTTGCATTCCTTGGAGTGCATGAACTCCAGTTCCGATTACTCGAAGAAACGGAAGTCATCCTGTAAAGATGCCAGTAAACGGACCATGTCGGCAAGGCGTTGTGTGGAAGACATCGCTAATGCGATCTCCAGGATCCAAAGTGTGCTGGAAGGTAACTGTGATGAGAAATTGGGGGAGGAGAGGGATACGATGAGTACTCATTCTGATGCTGAACTAAACTGCCCGTATTGTCTGAGAAAGTGTAAATGCATGTTGGAAAAGGATAATTGTTCGGACCGTGATCCGGATAAGTACCAACTAAAGAAAATGTATTGCGAACTTCTTGAGAAATATGATCAGAGAGAAAGGGAGATCACGAGGCTAAAAGCGACGGTAAGGACTTTAAATAATGAAAAAGAAGCTACCAAACGAGATACCTTGAGTAACGCACAGCGCGGCGAAATTCATTTACTAAGGGACAAGCTGCAGCAGTACCAAGTGAATTGTGATGACTTGAAAGTAATGATATGCGAGCAGGCTCGGCAAATTGATGACTACCGGGTCAAATATATGGCGACTTTGCAAAAGGTTGAAGAACAGAATTGCATGCTTCAAAAAATGGAGATCAATAATAGGCGAATTGAGGATCAGATAAATCTGGAAATCCAGCAGATCAAGGATCGATTTCAGGATAAGCTTAACCAATACATCCATCTTCCACAACTTCTGGAGAACGAACAAATAAAGCTTGCCGCGTGTTGTCGTCAAAAAGATGACCTTGAGATGAAGCTGCGTATTGTTTGCCGCGAGTATAGGGCCTTGAAAGTCCTGTACAAAAAGGCTTCCCAACGAGAAGATCCTGAAAGGAACAAAAAGCTCAACGACGAACTGGCGAATTTGAGACAACAATTTGCTTTACTAACTGAATGTAAGGATCGTCTGAGCAAGGAGAACGAGGACACACGCAACGAATTGGATACACTCCGTGCAGAATCCGCAAGGATCATTGTTCGTCTAAAGGAACGTGTGTCTTCCAGCCAGGCCAATTTGGAGCGGCATGTTGACGAACTCGAAAAAGAACTGGCAAAATGTCGAGCAGCTGCTTGTCTTTCAATAGCCGATCGGGATTGTGTCATCAAGGATATGCAAGCGCAACTGAATTGTTTGTCCCTTAGTTTTGATTCCTCCCAGAAACAGATTAAGACTCTCAAGGATCACATAGCTTATCTGTCGCATGGCAAAACTGAGTCAGTTGTGATCTGTTGCCAGCCGGATGGTGACAAATAG
- the LOC119651728 gene encoding 39S ribosomal protein L55, mitochondrial, which translates to MLGKVLLESLPKAIVQYRSISSSSAAVTKIHRSVYSRSYPTIVVLPDGSSINIRYHEPRKIIKLPLDVSTLSEAERKARIEARKPKRKIKIEEEVEDNFDSKKYLKYIKKK; encoded by the exons ATGTTGGGGAAAGTTCTCCTGGAGTCGCTTCCAAAGGCAATCGTTCAGTATCGCAGTATATCATCATCTTCAGCAGCTGTCACGAAGATTCATCGTTCGGTGTACTCCAGGTCGTATCCGACTATTGTGGTTTTGCCAGATGGTTCGTCTATAAATATTCGATACCATGAACCGAGGAAAATTATTAAG TTACCTTTGGATGTAAGCACGTTGTCAGAAGCTGAACGAAAAGCGCGTATCGAGGCCCGAAAACCAAAGAGAAAGATAAAGATTGAAGAGGAAGTTGAGGACAATTTCGATTcgaaaaaatatcttaaatacatCAAGAAGAAGTAA